One Nocardiopsis gilva YIM 90087 genomic window, CGGTTCCCGTCAAGGCCAGTGAGTTCTCCTTCGCGGGCATTCCCGACACCCTCCCGGCCGGAACGATCAAGTTCGACTTCGACAACGTGGGCCAAGCGCAGCACAACCTCGTGATCGAGGAGATCGGCGACCAGAAGGTGGTCGAGGCCGGACCGGGCGAGCAGGCCAGCGGGACGGTCGACCTGGAGCCGGGCGAGTACACCATCTACTGCTCGATCGGCAACCACCGCGAGCAGGGGATGGAGACCACGGTCACCGTGGAGTAGGCGCCGCGAAGCCGACCGGCGCACCGCCCACCGCCCGGCCGGATCAGCCCGGGGCCGATCCGGCCGCCCGCGTCCAGGCCCCCGCTCACCGCTCCGTTTCCACCCCGCTCCCCCATCCCTCCCACGCCGCCCGCTCGGGCCGCGGACGACACAACGGAGGCTTCCGCCATGTCCGACACCCGCCTCACCACCGCCGCCGGCACCGCCCCGACAACGACGTTCCTGTGGGGGCTGCGGGTGACCGTGCTGCTGCACGCTGCACTGCTGGTGGTGGAGTTCGTCAGCGCCGGCCGCATCCTCGTACAGGACGACTCGGCCCTTCCCATCCATGGGGTCGGAGCCATCATCGTGCACGTGGTCGGCGGTCTCCAGATCCTCGCGGCGGCTCTGCTCTGGCGTCCGGGCAACGGCCCGCTGTGGCCCGCTGTCGTGAGCGCCGTCGCCTTCGGCGCCGGTTTCGCCCAGGGGTACTTCGGCAGCCACCTCATGCTGGAGCTTCACGTTCCCGGGGCGATGCTCCTCGTCATCCTGGTGACCTGGATTCTGGCCTGGTCCTGGACGGCGCGTTCGACCCACCGCCCGACCGGCTGAGCACTCCCGCCCGCATTCGGCTGATTCGCATAACGACGACGGATGAGACCTCTTTCACTCGCTCTCCAGAATTCGATAGGGTCGCGGCAGTCACTCGGAGAGGTGGCCGGATCGCACCGGGCGATCAACGCTGGGTGAAGGCACCCCCACAACCATGTAACCCGCTGTGCCCAGCGTCAGAGACGACTCCGCCGAACGGCTCCCCGCACGTCCGTGCGATCGGGGCCGCGCGTCCGACGGACGACCCCGGTGCGCCAGGGCCTCGGGCGGACGAGTGAGACCGCACATGCGGGGACTGCCGCTCACAGTCCCCCACCACGTTGTTCTGCGCGTCCGACGCGTCCGCCACCCCTCGGAGGGGCGCGGAAAGGGAGGGCGCGATGGCGAAGTCCACGTGGTGGTGTCCACGGTGCGACTTTTACAACAACCTCGACCGTAGAACATGCCTGAACTGCGGTGATCT contains:
- a CDS encoding cupredoxin domain-containing protein, producing MSRLALSAAALAALLGLAACGGQEQEPTAEDTITTEQETEQDTGGGTAGDTEDTGEETPDDETTAETVPVKASEFSFAGIPDTLPAGTIKFDFDNVGQAQHNLVIEEIGDQKVVEAGPGEQASGTVDLEPGEYTIYCSIGNHREQGMETTVTVE